One genomic window of Polyangiaceae bacterium includes the following:
- a CDS encoding alpha/beta hydrolase, protein MALTRYRDVTAGGARLRVADTGSGSPAVLLHGLFMDHLTWSRVTPELEEDFRVITPDLPGFGESEKPPLSRFSYNFDAFADCVAGLYSGLGVGRAALVGHDLGGSIAIAIAARHPELVSRLVVINPTCFVTSADYSRRLAAWPLLGGLMFKQFLGRTSFRSYFRERLTGGGPIDSERLDHYYDCFNTPAARGSALATLRATEDTRPIIADTARVAVPSLVIWGRHDKLCPSGFGQKLSKTLNGAGFELMNTGHSPQEERPEEVGRVLSRFLKAERASMF, encoded by the coding sequence ATGGCGTTGACGCGCTATCGGGACGTCACCGCGGGAGGCGCCAGGCTTCGCGTCGCGGACACCGGCAGCGGATCGCCTGCGGTGCTTCTACACGGCTTGTTCATGGACCACCTAACGTGGTCGCGCGTCACGCCCGAGCTAGAAGAAGACTTCCGCGTCATCACCCCGGACCTGCCCGGTTTTGGCGAGAGCGAGAAGCCGCCGCTCAGCCGCTTCAGCTACAACTTCGATGCCTTCGCGGACTGCGTTGCGGGTTTGTATTCAGGACTTGGTGTCGGCAGAGCGGCGCTCGTGGGACACGACCTGGGCGGCTCCATCGCCATCGCTATTGCCGCGCGGCACCCAGAGCTAGTGAGCCGACTCGTCGTGATCAATCCGACCTGCTTCGTCACCTCGGCAGACTACAGTCGCCGTCTCGCGGCGTGGCCCTTGCTGGGAGGTCTGATGTTCAAGCAGTTCCTGGGTCGCACGAGCTTTCGCTCCTACTTCCGCGAGCGGCTCACCGGTGGGGGGCCCATCGATAGCGAACGCCTCGACCACTACTACGACTGCTTCAACACGCCGGCGGCGCGCGGTAGCGCGCTGGCTACGCTGCGGGCCACGGAAGACACCCGACCCATCATCGCGGACACCGCCCGGGTCGCCGTGCCGAGCTTGGTGATCTGGGGACGCCACGACAAGCTCTGCCCAAGCGGCTTCGGGCAGAAGCTCTCGAAGACGCTCAACGGCGCAGGTTTCGAGCTGATGAACACCGGGCACTCGCCGCAGGAGGAGCGCCCCGAAGAAGTCGGGCGCGTGCTCTCGCGCTTCCTGAAGGCTGAGCGCGCCAGCATGTTCTGA